A genomic region of Paucidesulfovibrio gracilis DSM 16080 contains the following coding sequences:
- a CDS encoding PAS domain-containing hybrid sensor histidine kinase/response regulator, with translation MNEPEGKSRAQLLRELEAAQRRIAELEASAGMPTPFDGMLDGLADPIFIKDSEHRWVYCNKAFADLTKLDPEQMAGRRDDAFFPPEEVAVFWEGDDEVLRTGRTRVVEENVTVAGVTHRMRTVKSRWEHPRSGELLVLGVIHDITDHVRLEEERRRERDALEVVFEGSLDAVFLVRSDAGFAMVNESAARLTGYSREALLSMRVPDLHAPSDQRVYTDYFHRIMNGEDLVSQGPLLRKDGTKVMVEFRNTRVMIGSEPHLHTVARDVTDRLEAEAALRESRERLRLIVDSIAEGVILFNAQGQVVFWSKGAERLIGVSAMEALGHSTTSRVWPTTDEHGVPLAPGEHPSEVTLHTGRPVYDQIIGVRRENGPPSWLSLNSRPVRDAQGNVCGAAVSCLDVSDRVSAEKALRESEEKHHALASATFEAIFISENGVCVETNQAASDMFGYRYDELIGIFGTDVISEDTCHIVRENMLSGYEHPYEAVGVRKDGSRFPAQFQGRMFQYRGKPVRVTAVRDLTEQKRAEERLARRERQYRLLAENVEDVIFLAGIDLQFSYVSPSVQRLLGYSVAEVLAMSMEAVLTPEALRTVREAQTRRQNALTRGETDLVNRVDLEMRRKDGTTLWVEVVTRSMLDEKGEVVGVVGLARNIDERKRMDDRLVFAKEAAEAASRAKSEFLANMSHEIRTPLNGVLGMLQLLGGSEQPPEAAEMIDTALECGRGLVSLINDILDLSQIEAGAAELCPRVFSLAKTLDSVRSVFEHEAVRRGVGLSWRISPDVPDSLRGDEGRLRQILFNLLGNAMKFTDSGEVALWVGRLPSKEAPGMVRLLFQVRDTGIGIPDDRLRDIFEPFTQADGSYTRRYGGAGLGLAIVRRLVRLMGGALNIDTEQGRGSDICFSLRFEVAQGEQPAVGSLPKNGGECRPLRVLFAEDDRVGRIMVRRMLERMGHTCVAVECGAEALRELLRGGFDCAVLDIQMPDKSGLEVVSELHSRLDASQVPPMVALTAHAMSGDREAFLAAGMDAYLSKPVNMEELRETLERLRLAVSR, from the coding sequence ATGAACGAGCCGGAGGGAAAATCCCGAGCGCAACTGCTCCGGGAGCTTGAAGCAGCGCAACGACGTATTGCCGAGCTGGAGGCCAGCGCGGGCATGCCCACGCCGTTTGACGGCATGCTGGATGGGCTGGCCGATCCCATTTTCATCAAAGACAGCGAACACCGCTGGGTGTATTGCAATAAGGCGTTTGCCGACCTTACGAAACTGGATCCCGAACAAATGGCCGGGCGACGTGATGACGCGTTCTTTCCGCCCGAGGAGGTGGCTGTTTTTTGGGAGGGTGACGACGAAGTGCTGCGCACGGGCCGCACCCGTGTTGTGGAGGAAAACGTCACTGTTGCGGGCGTTACCCACCGCATGCGCACCGTTAAGTCCCGCTGGGAGCATCCTCGCAGTGGGGAGTTGCTGGTTCTCGGCGTTATCCACGACATCACCGACCATGTGCGGCTGGAGGAAGAGCGGCGCCGTGAGCGTGACGCTCTGGAAGTGGTTTTTGAAGGCTCGCTGGACGCCGTGTTTCTGGTGCGTTCGGACGCCGGTTTTGCCATGGTCAATGAATCCGCGGCCCGGCTCACGGGCTATTCCCGGGAAGCGTTGCTCAGCATGCGGGTTCCGGACCTGCACGCCCCATCAGACCAGCGTGTGTATACGGATTATTTCCATCGGATTATGAACGGGGAAGACTTGGTCAGCCAGGGACCGTTGCTGCGCAAGGACGGCACCAAGGTGATGGTGGAATTTCGCAACACCCGGGTCATGATCGGCAGTGAACCCCATCTGCACACCGTGGCCAGGGACGTGACCGACCGGCTGGAGGCTGAGGCGGCCCTGCGGGAAAGCCGGGAACGGCTTCGTTTGATCGTGGATTCCATTGCCGAGGGCGTGATCCTTTTCAATGCCCAAGGCCAGGTGGTCTTTTGGAGCAAAGGCGCCGAACGTCTGATCGGTGTTTCCGCGATGGAGGCATTGGGGCATTCCACGACCAGCCGCGTCTGGCCCACCACGGATGAACACGGTGTTCCTCTGGCTCCGGGCGAGCATCCCTCGGAAGTGACGCTGCATACCGGGCGTCCCGTATACGATCAGATCATCGGGGTACGGCGCGAAAACGGTCCGCCCTCCTGGCTTTCCCTGAACAGCAGGCCCGTGCGGGATGCCCAGGGGAATGTCTGCGGGGCCGCAGTGTCCTGCCTGGATGTGAGCGATCGAGTTTCTGCGGAAAAAGCCCTGCGCGAAAGTGAGGAAAAGCATCATGCCCTGGCCTCGGCAACGTTCGAGGCTATTTTTATTTCTGAAAACGGTGTCTGCGTGGAGACCAATCAGGCGGCCAGCGACATGTTCGGCTACCGCTATGACGAATTGATCGGTATCTTCGGAACGGATGTGATTTCCGAAGATACCTGCCACATCGTGCGTGAGAATATGCTTTCCGGGTACGAACACCCCTACGAGGCCGTGGGCGTGCGCAAGGACGGCTCCAGGTTTCCGGCGCAGTTTCAGGGCCGGATGTTCCAATATCGGGGGAAGCCGGTGCGGGTCACGGCCGTGCGCGACCTCACCGAACAAAAGCGGGCCGAGGAACGGCTGGCCCGTCGTGAACGCCAGTACCGCCTGCTGGCGGAGAACGTGGAGGACGTGATCTTCCTGGCGGGCATTGATTTGCAATTTTCGTATGTCAGCCCCAGCGTGCAGCGGCTGTTGGGGTACAGCGTGGCCGAGGTATTGGCCATGTCCATGGAGGCGGTATTGACCCCGGAGGCACTGCGTACCGTGCGCGAGGCCCAGACCCGGCGGCAGAACGCTCTCACCAGAGGGGAAACGGACCTGGTCAACCGCGTGGATTTGGAAATGCGGCGCAAGGACGGCACCACGCTCTGGGTGGAGGTGGTCACCCGCAGCATGCTGGATGAGAAGGGTGAAGTCGTGGGCGTGGTGGGGTTGGCCCGGAATATTGATGAGCGCAAGCGCATGGATGACCGCCTGGTGTTCGCCAAGGAGGCCGCAGAAGCCGCCAGCCGCGCCAAAAGCGAATTTTTGGCCAATATGAGTCATGAAATCCGTACGCCGTTGAACGGAGTGCTCGGCATGTTGCAATTGCTGGGCGGGTCGGAACAGCCGCCCGAGGCTGCGGAAATGATCGACACGGCCTTGGAGTGCGGACGCGGGTTGGTGTCCCTGATCAACGACATTCTGGACCTTTCCCAAATCGAAGCCGGAGCTGCGGAACTGTGTCCCCGCGTATTTTCCTTGGCCAAGACGCTGGATTCCGTGCGGTCCGTGTTCGAGCATGAGGCGGTTCGGCGCGGGGTAGGCCTTTCCTGGCGAATTTCGCCGGATGTTCCTGATTCCCTACGCGGCGACGAGGGGCGGTTGCGCCAAATCCTTTTTAATCTTCTCGGCAACGCCATGAAGTTTACCGATTCCGGCGAAGTGGCGTTGTGGGTGGGACGGCTGCCTTCTAAGGAAGCCCCGGGCATGGTCCGGTTACTGTTCCAGGTCCGGGATACGGGCATCGGCATTCCCGATGACCGGTTGCGCGATATCTTTGAACCGTTCACCCAGGCGGACGGCTCCTATACGCGGCGGTATGGCGGAGCCGGGCTGGGCCTGGCCATTGTTCGCCGGTTGGTGCGCCTCATGGGGGGAGCGTTGAATATCGACACGGAGCAGGGGCGGGGTTCGGACATCTGCTTTTCCCTGCGGTTCGAAGTGGCGCAGGGCGAACAACCGGCGGTCGGGTCGCTTCCGAAGAACGGGGGCGAGTGTCGGCCGTTGCGGGTATTGTTTGCCGAGGATGACCGCGTTGGACGGATTATGGTCAGACGGATGCTCGAACGGATGGGCCATACCTGCGTTGCCGTGGAATGTGGCGCCGAGGCGTTGCGGGAGTTGCTGCGGGGCGGATTCGACTGTGCGGTCCTGGATATCCAGATGCCGGACAAAAGCGGACTGGAGGTGGTCAGTGAACTGCATTCCCGTCTTGACGCCTCGCAGGTGCCGCCCATGGTGGCGCTTACGGCCCATGCCATGTCCGGCGACCGGGAGGCGTTTCTTGCCGCTGGTATGGATGCGTACCTTTCCAAACCAGTGAATATGGAAGAATTGCGGGAAACCTTGGAACGCCTGCGTTTGGCCGTTTCGCGTTGA